In Streptococcus porcinus, the genomic window CTCTGATTCGTAATTCTATTGGTCTTTGCATCATAGCACCATTTTTCAAAGCTGTGGTACTCATAAAACTATATTTTGTATACTGAACTCCTGGCGTAAATTTATCTAATACCTTTGGATTAAATTTACCATTTGTGTAACAGTTATCTAGTTGTTCTTGGGTAAAACCTAAATCTAAAAGAAAACTGGTATAAACATAGCGGTAAACAATAGTATCCCAAGGAATAGACATTTTATGCGTAGCATTATCCAACACTTCTACCTGCTTTCTCATTTCTGAAGTTAGCTGACTAAGGTCACTTTTAATCTTATCAAGTTGACTATTAATGGAAATAGACTGCTCACAAGTATAGTCATGTAATCCCTTTTTTTCTTCTTCAGTAAATATAGTCTTATCTGCCCAGCGCTTGTTAATAATGTACTTTGTAATTTCTGAATCTGTAAACTTGAAATATGCACTGTCTCCATCAAATACAATACTATCAGCTTCATCATAATAATGTTGGGAAAGTACTGTACTTTGTCCTATAAAGAAAAAAAGTGAAATAAAAGGTATTAAGATAATATTTTTAAATTTTTGATTCATCCACTTTGCCTCCAATTTTAACTACTAACAAAACTAGGACCTAAACACTATTAAATGAGTTTATAATCTCTACCTAAGCATTTGTAAAATAGTCCTTACCACCTAAATTCAAATAACTAATAGTTTGAAATAATATTTTTACTATCATATCCCATAACTTCTGTAGAATAAAATCTGATTTTTAGAAATTTCTCAAATCATGAACGATATAAAAAACCTTAAGGTTATAACCCTTAAGGTTTTCAACTGTTATATTAATCACTTAAACTAAAACGATTAGTCATTAAGTTGCTGGCATCAAAAAGAATTTTGTTGAGTAAGGCTTGTGTCTCAATTTGGATATAATCACTCATTTCCTGATTTTTCTGAGTTAAATCCACAGCTTGACCTTCAGCAATCAGCTCTTCAACAGCATGAAGCATAGCATGACCTTTAGCCATTGTCTTTTCAACATAGGCTTCTATATCACTGTCATGGTGATTAAAATGTGGGTCTGCGATTGCTGCAATGAGGCGATTAACCCAATAGAAACTATCCGTTGAGGCATTTTCAGTAGTATTTGTGAAATAGTCTGGCATATCAGACACCTGAGTAAAGAGTGGCACCATCGTATTAAATGGCATTGAGCCAAATGCAACCCATTGGATACCTGCAATTTCCTTAGCTTGATGTGGTCTTAATTGAAGGATTGATGTTTGGCTCGTACGATTAATACCGATGGTTCTAAACGTTTTTCGACTAACCTTATCTCCTTCAGGACCATAGGGATTATAAATTGTATCTTGATAATGACTACTCAAGACATACTTAATGTCTTCAATAGTTACTTTACGGTAGGGTTTTTGACACCAGGGGATGGCAAAACTACGTGGGTCTTGCTCAATCTCAGGATTTAAGTATTTTTGCATAATCCAAGCTCGTGGTGTATTGTAATGACGATCTTTATCACGTTGACTACCAAAGGCATAGCGAGGATTGAAATGTTCATTACTATAAGTTAAATCTAAATGATACTTATTAATAAAGTCTTTAAGATCTTCTGAACAGAGATACTCATCAGGATTATTAAATTCAAAGTGATCTATGCCTAGTTGATTAGGATTAGTCACATAGGCATCATCTGGGACACGTCTGGCAATCCAATGATGACCACCAACTGTTTCTAGCCACCAAATTTCATTTTCATCAGAAAAAGCAACACCATTTGACTCATAAGTGCCATACTGGCTGAGTAGTTGCCCTAAGCGTAAAACACCCTCACGCGCCGACCTAATATAAGGTAACACCAAAGTCAGCATATCTTCTTCGCCGATACCATTTTTAACTAACGGATCTGCGCCTAGTACACGTGCATTAGTGGTAATGGTTTCTGTTGCACTCATAGCAACGTTCTCAGAATTAATCCCCGCTTCCGCCCAAATCCCATCTTTACCCAAAGCGTCAGGAACCGAGGTATAGGTTAGAGGGTTGTCAGGCAAATCGATGCCAAAACGCGATAAGACTGCTTGATAATGACGGGGGTGCTCATTAGCTGTTATCAGAGCCATCTTCTTTGGAGTAAAATCTCCATTTTGCGAATCTTCTGTTCTAGCCACCAAAGTAGAGCCATCATAAGAAGCTTTTTTCCCAACGAGAATTGTTGTGCATGACATAATATATCTCCTTTATAGTATGATTAGGGGCACAAACACAGACAGTTAGTTGGCTGTGCTTATAGAATCAATGACAAAATAACAAAGTCGGTTGAATTGAAGGTTTTTATAGATTATCAGCAATTTTATTAAGTTTACGTAAACGGTGGTTAACACCACTTTTTGACAAGGGAAAATCTAAATTATCCGAAATCTGTTGGATAGAGTAGTCTGGGTGGTTAATACGGATTTGAGCAATTTGTTGCAATTCTATCGGTAAACTATCCAAACCAACTGTTTCCATAATCTTAACAATATTATTAATCGTTTTCATACTAGCATTTATTGTTTTTGCAATATTTGCAGTTTCTGCGTTATTGGCACGATTGATATCATTTCTTGCCTCTCGCATAACCTTTACTGATTCAAATAAGTCTTTACTTTCCATGGCACCGATAATAATCAAAAAATCCATGATATCTTCAGCTTTTTGCAGATAAGTAATTGCTCCGCTCTTATGTTCAATCGTTTTAGCATCTAACATAAACTTATGTAGCAAATCAGCTAAATCTTGGGCATGGTCTAAATACACTGAATAGATTTCTAACTGATATTTCCCAGATTCTGGATCTCTAATCGTTCCTGTTGCTAGGAAAGCTCCTTTTAAATAAGAGCGACCAGCATCATCATCTTCTAACATCCATGAGGCCATACCTGTCTCAATCCCAAAAAAAGCATCTGCTAACTTCAAATCAGAAAGGATTGTTTCTACCTCTTCTGCAACAAAAACAGTGTAAACTCGATTTTTTCTTAAATTAGTTTTCTGATGATATTTGATTTCTGGTTGAATGTGATAGCTTTGTTCAAAAAGGGCATAGATATAACGAGCAATACGAGCATTTTCTGTGGTAATAGATAGAGTTAGCCCTTGATTATTTAATCCCAATGTTCCTGATAACTTTATGATAGCTGAAAGTTCATTCTTATCACTTTTAGCCTGATCTATCAGCTCTTCTTTTACCTGTATTGTGAAACTCATAGATGTTGTTCCCTTACTAAATTCATCAACTCTTCTACTACTAAGTCACCATCATGAAAAGCTCCGCCATTTTTTAAACGTAAAAAATTAGAGGAAATAACCTTCTTGGCCTCTTTTTGCAACCCTTTAAAGTCGTGATCAACTTGGACCAAATATTCGTCAAATTTATTAGTATTCATATAGGACTGAGGGACTTTTTCTATATTGACCAAAACGGTATCAATAAGATCTCGTCCTAAATGCTTATTTAAAACAGAAAGATGATCAGCATCCGAAAAATGTTCTGTTTCACCATGCTGGGTCATGATATTACATATATAAACAACCTCAGCTTTAGTGGCTCGTAAGGCCTCATTAATTTCAGGAATCACTAGATTAGGGAGAATTGATGTGAAAAGGGAACCTGGTCCCAAAACAATCATATCACTTTCCAAAATAGCTTTAACCACTTTACGGCTAGCTTTGGGCTGTTCATCGTTGTATGTGTTAGTTACATAAACATGATCAATCATTCCCTGATACCCAGCAATCTGACTTTCACCAGAAACTTCATGGCCATCTTTGAAAACAGCATGCAGGGTTAGAGCTTGTTCACTAGAAGGAAAAATATGGCCTGTGATATGGAAAAACTTAGTCAAAATTTGAATGGCATTATAAGTCGAATTTTGCATCTCGGAAATACCGGCAATGATGAGATTACCTAGTGGATGACCTGAGAGAACCCCATCATTGCCATTAAAACGATACTGAAAAACCTTTTCATAAAACCGTGGCATATCACTCATAGCTAATAATACATTACGCAAATCACCTGGAGGTGTCAGCTGCATAGCATTACGAATTTTACCTGATGACCCCCCATCATCAGCAACCGTCACAACAGCTGTAATATCAACCTCTTCATTTCGTAAACTTTTTAAGATAACTGGAATCCCCGTACCGCCTCCAATTACCGTTATCTTTGGTTTTTTCATGATCTATTAACTGTTTCCTTACGTTTGTCTTTATCACGATGGCTTTCGTTTATTGGCCATTCCTCTTTGATTCTTTCTGCGAGACGATGGGCAAAAGCTACGCTTCTATGTTGACCACCAGTACAACCAATTGCAATCGTCAAAAGTGATTTACCTTCACGCTTGTAGCCTGGTAGAATTGGCAAGATTAATTGAACCAAGTTTTGGAAAAAATCTTCAGACTCTTGATGCTCCATTACGTAATCATAGACTTCTTGATCTAGGCCCGTTTTTTCTCGTAAATCAGCAATATAGTATGGATTAGGGAGAAAACGCACATCAAATACTAAATCAGCATCTAAAGGAATTCCATATTTAAAACCAAAGCTCATGACTTCAACCCGGAAAGACACCGTATTTGAGGCGCTAGAAAATTGGTCTGAAATGGTTTGGCGTAACTGTCTTGGAGTCAATTCACTGGTATCCACTACATTTTGACTCATGCTCTTTAGAGGAGCTAAGAGCTCTCTTTCTAATTTAATACCATCCATTACACGCCCGTCTGGAGCTAGCGGGTGACTTCTTCGAGTTTCCTTGTAGCGCGAGACTAACTCATTATCAGTAGCATCTAAAAAGAGAATTCTAAATGTAATAGATTGTTTCCGTTCAATTTGATCTAAAATAGCATTAATTTCTTTGAAAAAACTCCTACTGCGCATATCAACGACCAGAGCTACCCGTTCATATTCATTTGTTTGTCCAATGATTTCTAGGAACTTTGGCACCAATGTCGGAGGCATATTATCAATAGTGAAGTAACCTAAATCTTCAAATGATTGAATCGCCACTGTCTTACCTGCTCCACTCATTCCTGTAACTATGACAAGGTCAATTTTATTAGTTACCATTTTTCTATTCCTTTCTCAAATTTAGACTGTACATTCTATTATAACATAGAAAAACCTATCAATGATAGGTTTCTCATAGGCTATTTTTGTGCTCTTTGTTTGATATCTGTCGCATCTGGTGTTAAGACATCATTTTCTAAAATTTGTACTTGATTTAATTGTTTAGTGATAGACAATAGAATTTCTGTTTGTAATTTTTGAATTTGCATCAAATCTGATTGGTCTTGTAAAACAAGGTGATCAATTTTAGAATGCAATAAACGAACACCTTCTTCTGATGTTTTGTTGACTTGATAGTCATTTTTGGCTTGCAAACGATCATACTCAGATGCCCGATTTTGGCTCATCATAATGAGAGGAGCCTGAATAGCCGCAATGGTAGAAAGTGCCAAATTTAAAAGAATAAAAGGATACTTATCAAAAGCTAAGCCAAAAGGATTAATGATATTGAAACCCATCCAAATAGCCATAAAAATAATAAAAGTAATAATAAAGGTCCAAGTTCCTCCAAAGCGAGCTACTTGATCCGCTAGGCGTTGCCCAAATGTAATTTTACTATCTAACTGTTCTTGTACATTTAAGATAGCGTAATTGTTGTTTTTAGAAACATCATTTACCATTTCACGAATAGCTTCGTTTTTTAATTTAGCACTTGCAATCATCTCATCCAGGTAGTTGAGACGATAGGTGGCCAAATTTTCCTGACTGATAAAAGAGGTCGAGTCCAGTTCAGGATGGTCATCCATAATTAGTGCTTGTAATTGTTCATCAAGTTCATAGAAGAAAACTCCCTCAGTAGAAAGATACTTTCCACCATTAATGGCATCGATTACCCAACGTTTTTTGTTCATATGTGACCTCTTTCTTTCTTACTAATGTTAACTACCTTAACATCAATAAGAAACTTACTCCTGTAAGTTAGTTTATTTTTTGATAATATTGTTTTTAATTTTCAAACAATATAACCGTTGGCATTATCTTCTTCTTAA contains:
- a CDS encoding ADP-ribosyltransferase, whose protein sequence is MNQKFKNIILIPFISLFFFIGQSTVLSQHYYDEADSIVFDGDSAYFKFTDSEITKYIINKRWADKTIFTEEEKKGLHDYTCEQSISINSQLDKIKSDLSQLTSEMRKQVEVLDNATHKMSIPWDTIVYRYVYTSFLLDLGFTQEQLDNCYTNGKFNPKVLDKFTPGVQYTKYSFMSTTALKNGAMMQRPIELRIRVNRGTKAAFVEPYSWVPSELELLFPRGSQLEVIGAYLSDSNKKLNIEVRLKATM
- a CDS encoding C69 family dipeptidase — protein: MSCTTILVGKKASYDGSTLVARTEDSQNGDFTPKKMALITANEHPRHYQAVLSRFGIDLPDNPLTYTSVPDALGKDGIWAEAGINSENVAMSATETITTNARVLGADPLVKNGIGEEDMLTLVLPYIRSAREGVLRLGQLLSQYGTYESNGVAFSDENEIWWLETVGGHHWIARRVPDDAYVTNPNQLGIDHFEFNNPDEYLCSEDLKDFINKYHLDLTYSNEHFNPRYAFGSQRDKDRHYNTPRAWIMQKYLNPEIEQDPRSFAIPWCQKPYRKVTIEDIKYVLSSHYQDTIYNPYGPEGDKVSRKTFRTIGINRTSQTSILQLRPHQAKEIAGIQWVAFGSMPFNTMVPLFTQVSDMPDYFTNTTENASTDSFYWVNRLIAAIADPHFNHHDSDIEAYVEKTMAKGHAMLHAVEELIAEGQAVDLTQKNQEMSDYIQIETQALLNKILFDASNLMTNRFSLSD
- the whiA gene encoding DNA-binding protein WhiA, which encodes MSFTIQVKEELIDQAKSDKNELSAIIKLSGTLGLNNQGLTLSITTENARIARYIYALFEQSYHIQPEIKYHQKTNLRKNRVYTVFVAEEVETILSDLKLADAFFGIETGMASWMLEDDDAGRSYLKGAFLATGTIRDPESGKYQLEIYSVYLDHAQDLADLLHKFMLDAKTIEHKSGAITYLQKAEDIMDFLIIIGAMESKDLFESVKVMREARNDINRANNAETANIAKTINASMKTINNIVKIMETVGLDSLPIELQQIAQIRINHPDYSIQQISDNLDFPLSKSGVNHRLRKLNKIADNL
- a CDS encoding YvcK family protein, encoding MKKPKITVIGGGTGIPVILKSLRNEEVDITAVVTVADDGGSSGKIRNAMQLTPPGDLRNVLLAMSDMPRFYEKVFQYRFNGNDGVLSGHPLGNLIIAGISEMQNSTYNAIQILTKFFHITGHIFPSSEQALTLHAVFKDGHEVSGESQIAGYQGMIDHVYVTNTYNDEQPKASRKVVKAILESDMIVLGPGSLFTSILPNLVIPEINEALRATKAEVVYICNIMTQHGETEHFSDADHLSVLNKHLGRDLIDTVLVNIEKVPQSYMNTNKFDEYLVQVDHDFKGLQKEAKKVISSNFLRLKNGGAFHDGDLVVEELMNLVREQHL
- the rapZ gene encoding RNase adapter RapZ, encoding MVTNKIDLVIVTGMSGAGKTVAIQSFEDLGYFTIDNMPPTLVPKFLEIIGQTNEYERVALVVDMRSRSFFKEINAILDQIERKQSITFRILFLDATDNELVSRYKETRRSHPLAPDGRVMDGIKLERELLAPLKSMSQNVVDTSELTPRQLRQTISDQFSSASNTVSFRVEVMSFGFKYGIPLDADLVFDVRFLPNPYYIADLREKTGLDQEVYDYVMEHQESEDFFQNLVQLILPILPGYKREGKSLLTIAIGCTGGQHRSVAFAHRLAERIKEEWPINESHRDKDKRKETVNRS
- a CDS encoding DUF1003 domain-containing protein, which translates into the protein MNKKRWVIDAINGGKYLSTEGVFFYELDEQLQALIMDDHPELDSTSFISQENLATYRLNYLDEMIASAKLKNEAIREMVNDVSKNNNYAILNVQEQLDSKITFGQRLADQVARFGGTWTFIITFIIFMAIWMGFNIINPFGLAFDKYPFILLNLALSTIAAIQAPLIMMSQNRASEYDRLQAKNDYQVNKTSEEGVRLLHSKIDHLVLQDQSDLMQIQKLQTEILLSITKQLNQVQILENDVLTPDATDIKQRAQK